A single genomic interval of Persephonella atlantica harbors:
- a CDS encoding SDH family Clp fold serine proteinase: MDPTGAVWINQIFWLIFLFLLVLPMIKAQTLEWSRERLIRAIEDRRKSRVITMIHRQETRSFLGFFMMRFITIEDSEQVLRAIRMTPKDLPIDFIIHTPGGLALAATQIAQALADHKAPVRVIVPHYAMSGGTLIALAADEIVMDDHAVLGPVDPQLGQEPAASIVKIKEIKKPDEIDDATWIKIDVSEKALKQMYQNVKTLLLKKGYSEEVAEKVAQELSQGKYTHDYPLTVQHLRELGLKVSTDVPEEVYALMDLYPQPAGTPAVQYIPVPYQRPGNNQPTGSKQ, from the coding sequence ATGGATCCAACAGGAGCTGTCTGGATAAACCAGATTTTCTGGCTGATATTTCTGTTTTTACTGGTACTTCCTATGATAAAAGCACAGACACTGGAATGGAGCAGAGAAAGACTTATAAGAGCTATTGAAGACAGGAGAAAATCCCGGGTTATTACCATGATACACAGACAGGAAACCCGTTCTTTTTTAGGTTTTTTTATGATGAGATTTATAACCATTGAGGATTCAGAGCAGGTTTTGAGGGCTATAAGAATGACACCAAAGGATTTGCCTATTGATTTTATTATTCATACTCCTGGAGGACTTGCCCTCGCAGCAACACAGATTGCTCAAGCTCTTGCAGATCATAAAGCACCGGTCAGAGTTATAGTTCCCCATTATGCAATGTCTGGAGGAACACTTATAGCCCTTGCGGCTGACGAGATAGTAATGGACGACCATGCAGTTCTTGGACCTGTTGACCCACAGCTTGGTCAGGAACCTGCTGCTTCTATAGTAAAGATAAAAGAGATAAAAAAGCCTGATGAGATTGATGATGCAACATGGATAAAGATAGATGTAAGCGAGAAAGCTCTGAAACAGATGTACCAGAACGTTAAAACTCTCCTCCTGAAGAAAGGTTATTCAGAAGAGGTGGCAGAAAAAGTTGCCCAGGAACTTTCTCAGGGAAAATATACGCATGACTATCCGTTGACTGTTCAGCATCTGAGAGAACTTGGACTAAAGGTTTCTACAGACGTTCCTGAAGAGGTTTATGCACTTATGGATTTATACCCGCAACCAGCTGGAACACCTGCTGTCCAGTATATACCTGTCCCCTATCAAAGGCCGGGAAACAACCAGCCTACAGGAAGTAAACAGTGA
- a CDS encoding nicotinate phosphoribosyltransferase: protein MRFGFVNKENMSLLTDLYELTMAQVYFKRGMNRTAIFDFYTRKVENRSYLINAGLEQLVYYLINLKFTEEDIDYLRSTGLFEEDFLKYLKDFRFTGNVYAVDEGEVVFPDEPIVQVEAPLIEAQIIETFLINTLQLPILVATKAMRCFSVARGTVLVDFGLRRAHGTDAGMKAARSSFIGGFAGTSNVLAGKEYGIPIFGTMAHSFILAHKNEIEAFIDFATVYPENAILLVDTYDTVEGVYNAVKAMKKIGFKHFKGIRLDSGDLLSLSKISREILDKEGFKDAIIVASGGINEYKIKELLDRGAPIDGWGVGTELVVSADLPYLDCAYKLVEYDGKPVMKFSKKKRTLPYKKQIYRIYEEGIIKKDVITRYDEKVDGGRSLLKKYIENGELIKKLPSLKEIKEKAIKSFNSLPEDMKDINRAVHLYPEISETIERTVKELEMKYLKERKG from the coding sequence ATGAGGTTTGGATTTGTAAATAAAGAAAATATGTCTCTCCTTACAGACCTTTATGAACTGACGATGGCACAGGTTTACTTTAAGAGGGGTATGAATAGAACTGCTATTTTTGACTTTTATACCAGAAAGGTGGAAAACAGGTCTTATCTTATCAATGCAGGTCTTGAACAGCTCGTATATTATCTGATTAACCTGAAGTTCACAGAAGAAGATATAGATTATCTCCGTTCAACAGGACTTTTTGAGGAGGATTTTTTAAAATATTTGAAAGATTTCCGTTTTACAGGAAATGTGTATGCGGTAGATGAGGGGGAAGTTGTATTTCCAGATGAGCCTATTGTTCAGGTTGAAGCTCCTCTGATAGAAGCTCAAATTATAGAAACATTTCTGATAAACACACTCCAGCTTCCCATATTGGTAGCAACAAAGGCAATGAGATGCTTCTCTGTTGCCAGAGGAACAGTACTTGTTGACTTTGGCCTTAGGAGAGCCCATGGAACAGATGCAGGGATGAAGGCTGCAAGGTCTTCATTTATTGGCGGTTTTGCTGGAACTTCCAATGTCCTTGCAGGAAAAGAGTACGGAATACCAATATTTGGAACGATGGCACACTCTTTTATATTAGCTCACAAAAACGAGATTGAAGCATTTATTGATTTTGCCACTGTTTATCCTGAAAATGCCATTTTACTCGTTGATACCTACGACACCGTTGAAGGTGTTTATAATGCCGTAAAGGCAATGAAAAAGATAGGATTTAAACATTTCAAAGGCATCAGATTAGACAGTGGAGACCTCCTCTCCCTATCAAAAATATCAAGGGAAATATTAGATAAAGAAGGATTTAAAGATGCCATTATTGTGGCAAGTGGGGGAATTAATGAGTATAAGATAAAAGAGCTTTTAGACAGAGGAGCTCCCATTGATGGATGGGGGGTAGGGACAGAGTTAGTGGTTTCGGCAGACCTTCCATACCTTGACTGTGCATACAAGTTAGTGGAATACGACGGAAAACCTGTTATGAAATTCAGCAAAAAAAAGAGGACACTTCCCTACAAAAAGCAGATTTACAGGATTTATGAGGAAGGGATAATAAAAAAGGATGTAATAACAAGGTATGATGAAAAAGTAGATGGGGGAAGATCCCTCCTGAAAAAATACATTGAAAATGGAGAGCTTATAAAAAAATTACCTTCACTGAAAGAGATAAAAGAAAAAGCAATAAAAAGTTTTAACAGCCTACCTGAAGATATGAAAGATATAAACAGAGCTGTTCACCTGTATCCTGAGATCAGCGAAACCATAGAAAGAACAGTAAAAGAGCTTGAGATGAAATATCTGAAGGAGAGAAAGGGATGA
- the murC gene encoding UDP-N-acetylmuramate--L-alanine ligase, with protein sequence MFRGKVRRIHFIGIGGSGMNGIAQVLLNQGFTVTGSDLKESQTVINLREMGAKVVIGHSPQNVEGADVVVYSSAVKQDNPELIRAKELGIPTIPRGEMLAELMRFKYGIAIAGSHGKTTTTSMVGSILGRTGYDPTVVIGGKLEAYGSNAKLGSGDFIVTESDESDGSFLKLTPTIVSINNIDIEHIGFYRSIDDIKDAFVQFANKVPFYGAVAVNIDDLNIKDIVSRIEKKVIKFGLSEDADIRAHSLKVEKGRYRFKVNDFGEIHLSIPGKHNVYNALSAISISYELGVPFCVVKETLENFKNANRRFEIKCRDSIVVIDDYAHHPTEIKATIKAAREMYPQSRLISVFQPHRYSRLFSLYEQFVESFDMTDIAVITEVYPAGENPIDSVSGKKLAEDIAGRKKTVSYYGESFQEIINLLKSIIKNGDVVLVMGAGNITKISDMLCKIIKDRGRAG encoded by the coding sequence ATGTTCAGAGGAAAGGTAAGGAGAATTCATTTTATTGGTATTGGTGGTTCAGGTATGAACGGTATTGCTCAGGTTTTACTGAATCAGGGATTTACCGTTACAGGTTCAGACTTGAAAGAAAGTCAAACTGTTATAAACCTTCGGGAAATGGGAGCAAAGGTTGTAATAGGACACTCTCCACAAAATGTTGAAGGGGCTGATGTTGTCGTTTACTCTTCAGCAGTTAAACAGGACAATCCTGAACTGATCAGAGCAAAAGAGTTAGGTATTCCCACTATTCCAAGGGGAGAGATGCTTGCTGAACTTATGAGATTTAAATATGGAATAGCAATAGCAGGAAGTCATGGGAAAACAACGACAACATCAATGGTAGGTTCAATTCTGGGGAGAACAGGTTACGACCCAACGGTTGTTATTGGAGGGAAATTGGAAGCCTATGGAAGTAATGCGAAACTGGGAAGTGGAGACTTTATAGTAACAGAATCAGATGAGAGTGATGGTTCATTCCTTAAATTAACGCCAACTATTGTTTCTATTAACAACATTGATATAGAACATATTGGTTTTTACAGGAGTATTGATGATATAAAGGATGCCTTTGTTCAGTTTGCAAACAAGGTACCTTTTTACGGAGCAGTTGCTGTTAACATTGACGACCTAAACATAAAAGATATAGTCAGCAGAATAGAAAAAAAAGTTATAAAGTTTGGTCTTTCGGAAGATGCCGATATAAGGGCTCACAGCCTTAAGGTTGAAAAGGGAAGATACAGATTTAAGGTTAACGATTTTGGTGAGATACATCTGTCTATACCGGGAAAGCATAATGTTTACAATGCCCTTTCTGCCATATCTATATCCTATGAGTTAGGAGTTCCTTTCTGTGTTGTAAAAGAAACATTAGAAAACTTCAAGAATGCAAACAGAAGATTTGAGATTAAATGCAGGGATAGTATTGTAGTTATTGACGATTATGCCCATCACCCTACAGAGATAAAAGCAACAATAAAAGCAGCAAGAGAGATGTATCCTCAGAGTAGACTAATATCTGTTTTCCAGCCCCACAGATATTCAAGACTATTTTCCCTTTATGAACAGTTTGTTGAATCATTTGATATGACAGATATCGCTGTAATAACGGAGGTTTATCCAGCGGGAGAAAACCCTATAGACAGCGTTAGCGGGAAAAAACTTGCAGAAGATATCGCAGGCAGAAAAAAAACAGTTTCCTATTATGGGGAAAGCTTTCAGGAGATTATAAATCTGCTTAAAAGTATAATAAAAAATGGTGACGTTGTCCTTGTCATGGGTGCCGGTAATATAACAAAAATTTCTGACATGCTATGCAAAATCATAAAAGACAGAGGAAGAGCAGGATGA
- a CDS encoding RluA family pseudouridine synthase — translation MEQLSFIVEEKNVRLDQFLAKVYPEYSRSYFQKLIKDGYVEVDEKKATKPSLKLKGGERVSLTIPPPEEIEVKPENIPLEVYYEDEDLAVIYKPPGMVVHPSPGHTSKTLVNALLYHFKNVSQFGGRERAGIVHRLDKDTAGLMVIARSEFAHKELQKQFQSRAVNKKYKAIVTGIIKKDHGFIDFPIGRSVYNRKKMGSVSTNLKEALTEFWTLKRWEEHNLTLVDIKLHTGRTHQIRVHFSEIGHPLLNDRVYGFKTSSLKSQLAKEFSQELNFHALVAYRLSFTHPRTGNTIDIELEKLPEPIEKYIQIFSA, via the coding sequence ATGGAACAGCTCAGCTTTATAGTAGAAGAAAAAAACGTCAGATTAGACCAGTTTCTTGCAAAGGTTTATCCTGAGTATTCAAGATCTTATTTTCAAAAGCTTATAAAAGATGGATATGTGGAGGTAGATGAAAAAAAAGCAACAAAACCATCCCTGAAACTGAAAGGAGGAGAAAGGGTAAGCCTTACTATTCCTCCTCCAGAAGAAATAGAGGTTAAGCCCGAAAACATACCCCTTGAAGTTTATTACGAAGACGAAGATCTGGCAGTGATATACAAGCCTCCCGGTATGGTTGTTCACCCATCTCCCGGACATACTTCTAAAACCCTTGTAAATGCACTCCTTTATCACTTCAAAAATGTTTCCCAGTTTGGCGGAAGAGAAAGGGCAGGAATTGTTCACAGATTAGACAAAGATACGGCAGGTCTGATGGTTATCGCAAGGTCTGAATTTGCCCATAAAGAGCTTCAGAAACAGTTTCAAAGTAGAGCAGTAAACAAAAAATACAAAGCTATTGTTACAGGAATAATAAAAAAAGACCACGGTTTTATAGATTTCCCCATAGGCAGGTCTGTGTACAACAGGAAAAAAATGGGTAGCGTATCAACAAACTTAAAGGAAGCCCTCACAGAGTTCTGGACTTTAAAAAGATGGGAGGAGCACAATCTTACCCTTGTTGACATAAAACTTCACACAGGAAGAACCCATCAGATAAGGGTTCATTTTTCAGAGATAGGACATCCTCTGCTTAATGACAGGGTTTACGGTTTCAAAACTTCGTCCCTGAAAAGTCAGCTTGCAAAAGAGTTTTCACAGGAGCTAAACTTTCATGCTCTTGTTGCATATAGGCTTTCCTTTACCCATCCCCGCACGGGAAACACAATAGATATAGAATTAGAAAAACTTCCTGAACCTATAGAAAAGTACATTCAAATCTTTTCAGCCTGA
- a CDS encoding cation diffusion facilitator family transporter, whose product MDSKLKVSIAIVLNMIIVILQIVIGLYAHSMALITDAVHNFQDVISLIIAFVAIYFMSKKPTETMTYGYLRSEVMAGFINSAFLLGAIFLIIISSIERFFKPVEVESIYVIVMGAIAFVINAFSAYLLGFHGHSHGEDHEDLNIRAAYLHLLSDAGISLGVVIGGIVIYFYGLNWVDPFISIVFSLYILRETIPVLKKSYMILMESVPSGIDVKHIKDIILENPEIYDVHDMHIWALSSKDIYLSAHVVLRNDVDIEEFDSIVLDIRKRLEAEGINHITLQPETRNFMCEYTY is encoded by the coding sequence TTGGACAGCAAGCTGAAAGTATCCATCGCTATTGTTCTTAATATGATAATTGTTATTCTTCAGATAGTTATAGGTCTGTATGCCCATTCTATGGCACTGATAACCGATGCTGTTCACAACTTTCAGGATGTTATATCACTGATTATCGCTTTTGTTGCCATCTATTTTATGTCAAAAAAACCTACAGAAACTATGACTTACGGCTATCTCAGGTCTGAAGTTATGGCAGGATTTATAAATTCTGCATTTTTGCTTGGTGCTATATTTCTCATAATTATATCCAGTATTGAAAGATTTTTTAAGCCTGTGGAGGTAGAGAGCATTTATGTTATCGTTATGGGAGCTATTGCGTTTGTTATAAATGCATTTTCTGCATATCTTCTTGGTTTTCATGGACACAGTCATGGAGAAGACCACGAAGACCTTAATATAAGGGCTGCTTATCTGCATCTGCTCAGTGATGCAGGAATATCTCTTGGTGTTGTTATAGGTGGTATTGTTATATACTTCTATGGACTGAACTGGGTTGACCCTTTTATATCAATTGTTTTTAGTCTTTATATACTGAGAGAAACTATCCCAGTTTTGAAGAAAAGCTACATGATTTTGATGGAGTCTGTTCCTTCTGGGATAGATGTAAAGCATATAAAAGATATTATACTGGAAAATCCAGAGATTTACGATGTTCACGACATGCATATATGGGCACTATCCTCTAAGGACATATATCTGTCTGCCCATGTCGTTTTAAGAAACGATGTGGATATTGAGGAATTTGACAGTATTGTACTGGATATTAGAAAAAGACTTGAGGCAGAAGGGATAAACCATATAACCCTTCAACCGGAAACCAGAAACTTCATGTGTGAGTATACCTACTGA
- a CDS encoding DUF502 domain-containing protein, with amino-acid sequence MSIKRKYLFLKLRDTFFTGLFVFIPIAITVWIVLWLLSFVNNLILPYLRYVIPVPDIPGIGIAVTVLLIFLSGIVAQNYFGKKLITLWDRLIDKIPLVRSIYVATKQLMENLLNARGKGKFKEAVLVEFPRKGMLSIGFVANKVKIGDTVYYLVYIPTAPNPTSGYTIFVEEKEVIHTDISVEEATKIILSGGLVTKNRITPL; translated from the coding sequence GTGAGTATAAAAAGAAAATATTTATTCCTTAAGCTGAGAGATACTTTCTTTACTGGACTGTTTGTTTTCATACCGATAGCCATAACAGTATGGATAGTTCTATGGCTCCTGTCTTTTGTAAATAACCTTATTCTTCCTTACTTAAGGTATGTTATTCCTGTTCCAGACATTCCCGGAATTGGCATAGCTGTTACGGTTCTTCTGATATTTCTATCAGGAATTGTTGCCCAGAACTACTTTGGAAAAAAGCTTATAACCCTGTGGGACAGATTGATAGATAAAATTCCCCTTGTACGTTCAATATATGTTGCCACAAAACAGCTTATGGAAAACCTATTAAATGCAAGGGGAAAAGGAAAGTTTAAGGAAGCTGTTCTTGTTGAGTTTCCCCGTAAAGGCATGCTTTCCATTGGTTTTGTAGCAAATAAGGTCAAAATTGGGGATACTGTTTATTATCTCGTTTATATTCCAACAGCACCCAACCCAACATCAGGTTACACAATATTTGTGGAAGAGAAGGAAGTAATCCATACAGATATATCTGTAGAAGAAGCCACAAAGATAATACTGTCAGGTGGTCTTGTAACAAAAAACAGAATCACACCTCTGTAA
- a CDS encoding methyltransferase domain-containing protein, translating to MAKTEPFDRFPGRYERWFEKHYYTYESELNAVRKLLPEGKGIEIGVGTGRFAVPLRIKYGVEPSLKMAKICKSKGVYVVRGVGEYLPMKDSSFDFSLLVTTICFLDSVEKTLKEVRRIIKKRGKIVVGFIDRNSPLGYFYQKNRDKNPFYRVATFFSTEEVVKLLSDAGFGKFRYVQTIFDFPENIKQVQPVIEGYGIGSFVVIQAEKI from the coding sequence GTGGCAAAAACTGAGCCTTTTGACCGCTTTCCTGGAAGATACGAAAGATGGTTTGAAAAACATTACTATACATACGAGTCTGAACTAAATGCTGTCAGAAAGCTCCTTCCTGAAGGAAAAGGCATTGAGATAGGAGTGGGAACCGGAAGATTTGCTGTCCCGCTAAGAATAAAGTACGGCGTTGAGCCTTCTTTAAAAATGGCAAAAATCTGTAAATCAAAAGGTGTATATGTTGTCAGAGGGGTCGGAGAATATCTTCCAATGAAGGACAGCAGTTTTGATTTTTCCCTTCTTGTAACAACAATCTGTTTTTTAGACAGTGTAGAAAAGACATTAAAAGAAGTCCGCAGGATAATAAAAAAAAGAGGTAAAATTGTTGTTGGTTTTATAGACAGGAACTCTCCTTTAGGCTACTTTTACCAAAAAAACAGAGACAAAAATCCCTTTTACCGTGTAGCAACATTTTTTTCAACGGAAGAAGTTGTTAAACTACTCTCTGATGCTGGCTTTGGTAAATTCAGATATGTTCAGACGATTTTTGACTTTCCTGAGAACATAAAACAGGTTCAACCGGTCATTGAAGGATACGGTATAGGTTCATTTGTTGTAATTCAGGCTGAAAAGATTTGA
- a CDS encoding dUTP diphosphatase: MEEKLIEMLNLQEKLNRKINENWKSIRTKEDFARATWIECAELVDSLPWKWWKKQEADMENVQIEVVDIWHFILSYLLLEYGTIDKVITSKSVQNLKKGIKEEFAEIDINGAHINHYLGETDTNRKIIFLAERVAEAFLKQNLSEGLFFFGLLVRNTISFDQMYLLYIGKNILNHIRQEKGYNSGTYKKEINGMEDNRYLFEIVKTVKTKEQLESKIREAFERLHS, from the coding sequence ATGGAAGAAAAGCTGATTGAGATGCTCAATCTGCAGGAAAAATTAAACAGAAAGATAAATGAAAACTGGAAGAGTATCAGGACAAAAGAAGATTTTGCAAGAGCCACATGGATAGAATGTGCAGAGCTTGTTGACAGTCTTCCCTGGAAATGGTGGAAAAAGCAAGAAGCAGACATGGAAAATGTCCAGATAGAGGTGGTTGACATATGGCATTTTATACTGTCCTATCTGCTTTTGGAGTATGGGACGATAGATAAAGTGATAACATCAAAATCTGTTCAGAATCTGAAAAAAGGAATCAAAGAAGAGTTTGCAGAAATAGATATCAACGGTGCACATATAAATCACTACTTGGGAGAAACAGATACAAATAGAAAAATAATATTCCTTGCAGAAAGGGTTGCTGAAGCCTTTCTAAAACAGAATCTGAGCGAAGGCCTGTTTTTCTTTGGTCTTCTTGTAAGGAATACCATATCTTTTGACCAGATGTATCTCCTGTACATTGGTAAAAACATTCTGAACCACATAAGACAGGAAAAAGGTTACAACTCTGGAACTTATAAAAAAGAGATAAATGGTATGGAAGATAACAGGTATCTGTTTGAGATAGTTAAGACTGTTAAAACAAAAGAACAGTTAGAAAGTAAAATTAGAGAAGCATTTGAGAGACTTCACAGTTAG
- a CDS encoding ferredoxin-thioredoxin reductase catalytic domain-containing protein: MIKAKPETLEKMKNFAENFSKKSGTVVNPNKEAAEAVISGLAAHVDELGKPLCPCNFYPDKQEEVKKRRWICACNEMQIFKYCHCLLFTTEEGLPITEYLPEWHEGRQIYGLVKDPTPDKGRALSKPDKIYEALKEYVEEHGLDIPDEEIRKFAEETAKKK, translated from the coding sequence ATGATAAAGGCAAAACCAGAAACGCTGGAAAAGATGAAGAATTTTGCAGAGAACTTCTCTAAAAAATCAGGTACTGTGGTAAATCCCAATAAAGAGGCTGCAGAAGCTGTTATAAGCGGTCTTGCAGCCCACGTTGATGAGCTTGGCAAACCACTGTGTCCCTGCAACTTTTATCCTGATAAACAGGAAGAAGTAAAAAAGAGAAGATGGATATGTGCCTGCAATGAGATGCAGATATTCAAATACTGCCACTGTTTACTTTTCACAACAGAAGAAGGACTGCCTATAACAGAGTATCTTCCTGAGTGGCATGAGGGAAGACAGATTTATGGATTGGTAAAAGATCCTACACCAGATAAAGGGAGAGCTCTTTCAAAACCTGATAAAATATATGAGGCATTAAAAGAGTATGTGGAAGAACACGGTCTTGACATTCCAGATGAAGAAATAAGAAAGTTTGCTGAGGAGACGGCAAAGAAAAAATGA
- a CDS encoding metal ABC transporter substrate-binding protein: MRSVTFLFFFLLFSFSYGKPVIYTTVKPIADIILEITGSNVHYIIPPGVSPHIYEIKFSSLKGIYNADLFVYIGSGEPHMKGLLQSIPEEKKVRLLNLKGLHIIEDEDHHHKHPAIWLDPENAITIAKHIEKKLEKIDPKNREEYRRRLDTFVRRVKEIKNYGIEKFKKLKNRKFISYHYAWPYFTQAFHLEYAGVIEMGHGREPTPGHIMSIINTIKKYRIKTIFASKQFYNKKYISLIKNSVDVKVVFLDPFGIDRKYIDMMRYNIDMVYKGLSQ, from the coding sequence ATGAGATCTGTAACCTTTCTGTTTTTCTTCCTGCTGTTCTCCTTTTCTTATGGAAAACCTGTTATTTATACCACAGTAAAACCAATAGCTGACATTATTTTAGAAATAACAGGAAGTAACGTTCATTACATAATACCCCCGGGGGTGTCTCCCCACATATATGAGATAAAATTTTCTTCTCTAAAGGGTATTTACAATGCTGACCTTTTTGTTTATATTGGCTCTGGAGAGCCTCATATGAAAGGGTTGCTTCAATCAATACCAGAAGAAAAAAAGGTCAGACTGTTAAATCTCAAGGGGCTGCACATCATAGAAGATGAAGACCACCATCACAAACATCCTGCTATCTGGCTTGACCCTGAGAATGCCATTACGATAGCAAAACATATAGAGAAAAAATTAGAAAAGATAGACCCTAAAAACAGAGAAGAGTACAGGAGAAGATTAGATACTTTTGTAAGAAGAGTCAAAGAAATAAAAAATTACGGCATTGAAAAATTCAAAAAACTAAAAAACAGAAAGTTTATTTCTTACCATTATGCATGGCCTTACTTTACACAGGCTTTTCATCTGGAATATGCAGGAGTCATCGAAATGGGGCATGGAAGAGAACCTACCCCCGGACATATAATGAGCATTATAAACACGATAAAAAAGTACAGAATAAAAACCATATTTGCTTCAAAGCAGTTTTACAACAAAAAATATATCAGCCTTATAAAAAACAGCGTGGATGTGAAGGTTGTATTTTTAGATCCGTTTGGTATAGACAGGAAATATATTGATATGATGAGATACAACATTGATATGGTTTATAAAGGACTTTCTCAGTAG
- a CDS encoding DUF454 family protein, protein MMKYLLGFVFLLIGVAGIVLPVIPGVPFLLIAAFFFGLISRKRVVQYVKKFKNGNRNSKINRFINFILIKYIHGKEPVKSSGKN, encoded by the coding sequence ATGATGAAATATCTTTTAGGTTTTGTGTTCTTACTAATAGGAGTGGCAGGAATTGTTCTTCCTGTCATTCCCGGTGTTCCTTTCCTTTTGATTGCTGCATTTTTCTTTGGTTTGATATCCAGAAAAAGGGTTGTCCAGTATGTAAAAAAGTTTAAAAACGGTAACAGAAACTCAAAAATTAATAGATTTATAAACTTTATCCTAATAAAGTACATACACGGTAAAGAACCTGTAAAAAGCAGTGGCAAAAACTGA
- the folD gene encoding bifunctional methylenetetrahydrofolate dehydrogenase/methenyltetrahydrofolate cyclohydrolase FolD, giving the protein MTLILDGKSVAKKIREELKKEIEGYIKKGMRNPNLVVILVGEDPASKVYVENKRKACKEVGINSMVFKLPENTTQVELLELIGKFNGDEDIDGILVQLPLPSHINTQEIIEAINPHKDVDGFHPENVGKLATGKSDGIIPCTPLGIWILLKHYKIPTFKKDVVIVGASNIVGKPMALLFLKNEEAPVSVCHINTKDLKSYTKRAEILIVAVGKPNLITEDMVKEGAVVIDVGINRLESGKIVGDTDFERLKGKVSAITPVPGGVGPMTVASLLLNTVSIYRKKHGFAPHPLTEV; this is encoded by the coding sequence ATGACACTAATTCTTGATGGAAAATCTGTTGCAAAAAAGATAAGAGAAGAACTGAAGAAAGAGATTGAAGGGTATATCAAAAAAGGAATGAGAAATCCTAATCTGGTTGTTATACTTGTAGGGGAAGACCCTGCAAGCAAGGTTTATGTGGAAAACAAAAGGAAGGCCTGTAAAGAAGTGGGAATAAATTCTATGGTGTTTAAACTTCCAGAAAACACAACACAGGTGGAGCTTCTTGAACTGATTGGGAAATTTAATGGAGATGAGGATATAGATGGAATACTTGTCCAGCTCCCTTTACCTTCACATATAAATACTCAGGAAATTATTGAGGCCATTAATCCTCACAAAGATGTTGATGGATTTCACCCAGAAAATGTTGGAAAACTTGCCACAGGAAAAAGTGATGGGATTATCCCGTGTACCCCCCTTGGAATATGGATACTTCTAAAGCATTACAAAATCCCAACATTTAAAAAAGATGTTGTTATTGTTGGGGCAAGCAATATTGTTGGTAAGCCTATGGCACTGCTGTTTTTAAAGAATGAAGAAGCTCCTGTATCTGTATGTCATATAAATACAAAAGACCTGAAATCTTACACAAAAAGGGCTGAAATTCTAATTGTTGCCGTTGGAAAGCCTAATCTGATAACAGAAGATATGGTAAAGGAAGGAGCTGTTGTCATTGATGTTGGGATAAACAGATTAGAGAGTGGAAAAATTGTTGGAGATACAGATTTTGAGAGATTAAAAGGTAAGGTTTCAGCAATAACCCCTGTTCCCGGTGGAGTGGGGCCAATGACAGTTGCTTCCCTGCTTCTCAACACTGTCAGCATTTACAGAAAAAAGCATGGATTTGCTCCCCATCCTCTTACAGAGGTGTGA